The Montipora capricornis isolate CH-2021 chromosome 6, ASM3666992v2, whole genome shotgun sequence genome has a window encoding:
- the LOC138050483 gene encoding uncharacterized protein, translating into MPGKCLFNERWFENSSYKLWLERDTDKYKAKCKVCMKTFDVSNMGESALSSHEKGKKHINLMEKQRSGTTVDIRNLLTNSPSTVSQPATGSNNSRSTTSLASNGGSTSASSSLTGLSDFVTRNDTLAAEIWWALKVNSSHYSYKSCEDISFLVQQMFPDSNIAKKFTCGEKKASYLTCFGIAPHFKSLLKEKVKSADGYVLLFDESLNHELQKKQMDFHVRMWNHDKVETRYFASEFLGHASAEDMLDKFHSCKEDLSFGNLIQLSMDGPNVNWKFYQMVEDELKNDYSCTLLNTGSCGIHIVHGAFKDGCEAAGWTVQKTLGSLYWLFKDSPARRDDYSKVTGSSVFPLKFCQHRWLENVAVAERALEVWPDIVTFVNAVKEKKVKDPKTKSYEIIKSSCSDPLMPAKIAFFASVAKQITPFLTAFQTDKPMLPFMGNSLCTLLKSLMGRFIKNELMAEATSVLKILNMKPTDKEQQVDYHKVDVGFVAQKMLREKSSNLSERQVLEFRVGCKDFLAKTVAKLFDKTPINYRLVRSMSCLDPRLMASEKESCEKKMKRILEILVEARRLKSAECDEVMYQFSQFLDYCSDNPDFEKFDPNEPTSRVDTLLYEHMAGDKQLAKVWQVVKLLLLMSHGQATVERGFSVNKQVAVENLSERSFIAQRIVHDHIESVGGLANVKISKPLLVSSAGARQKYLSHLEEQKRIKVSQEKMLKRKSTMEEIDLLKKKKKQFETDVEGLIKTSDEFADKAENSRQLTWITKSNSLRRTAKDKMVQLKEIEKQLDGKLQQLRND; encoded by the coding sequence ATGCCTGGGAAATGCTTATTTAATGAACGTTGGTTTGAAAACTCTTCCTATAAATTATGGTTGGAACGTGACACGGACAAGTATAAAGCGAAGTGCAAAGTTTGCATGAAAACATTTGATGTGTCAAACATGGGCGAGTCGGCGTTGTCAAGCCATGAGAAGGGAAAGAAGCACATTAATCTTATGGAAAAGCAACGAAGTGGCACAACCGTTGACATAAGAAACCTTTTGACGAACAGCCCTTCCACTGTTTCTCAACCGGCAACTGGAAGCAACAACTCTAGATCAACCACATCCTTAGCGAGTAATGGCGGGAGTACATCGGCCTCGAGTTCATTAACAGGTTTGTCAGACTTCGTGACAAGGAATGACACTTTGGCTGCTGAAATTTGGTGGGCACTGAAGGTAAATAGCAGTCATTATTCTTATAAATCTTGCGAAGATATCAGCTTTTTGgttcagcaaatgtttcccgACAGCAACATTGCTAAAAAATTTACATGTGGGGAAAAGAAGGCCAGTTATCTTACTTGTTTTGGCATTGCACCACATTTCAAAAGTCTTCTTAAGGAAAAAGTGAAATCTGCAGATGGTTATGTACTTTTGTTTGATGAGAGCTTGAATCATGAACTGCAAAAGAAGCAGATGGATTTTCATGTTCGCATGTGGAATCATGATAAAGTTGAAACTCGTTACTTTGCTTCAGAATTTCTTGGGCATGCCAGTGCAGAGGACATGCTCGATAAGTTTCATTCCTGCAAAGAGGACTTAAGCTTTGGAAATTTGATCCAACTCTCCATGGATGGGCCCAATGTAAATTGGAAATTTTATCAAATGGTAGAGGACGAATTAAAGAATGATTACAGCTGTACTCTCCTTAACACTGGCAGTTGTGGGATACATATCGTGCATGGAGCTTTCAAAGATGGTTGTGAAGCAGCTGGATGGACAGTGCAGAAAACCCTTGGGAGCCTTTACTGGTTGTTTAAAGATAGTCCAGCTAGAAGGGATGACTACAGTAAAGTAACAGGTAGCAGTGTATTCCCCCTGAAATTCTGCCAACACAGATGGCTGGAAAATGTTGCAGTTGCAGAGAGAGCACTTGAAGTATGGCCTGATATTGTCACATTTGTTAATGctgtgaaagaaaagaaagttaaagatccaaaaacaaaatcttaTGAGATCATCAAAAGTAGTTGCAGTGATCCCCTGATGCCtgcaaaaattgccttttttGCATCAGTGGCAAAACAGATAACACCTTTCCTCACAGCATTTCAAACAGACAAACCTATGTTGCCATTTATGGGCAATAGCTTGTGCACTTTGTTGAAATCATTGATGGGCAGGTTTATCAAGAATGAACTTATGGCTGAGGCAACATCTGTTCTAAAGATCCTTAATATGAAACCTACTGATAAAGAACAGCAGGTAGACTACCACAAAGTTGATGTTGGCTTTGTGGCACAAAAGATGCTGAGGGAGAAGTCAAGCAATTTAAGTGAGAGGCAAGTGCTTGAATTCAGAGTAGGATGTAAAGATTTTCTTGCAAAAACAGTTGCCAAACTGTTTGACAAAACACCAATTAACTATCGACTGGTAAGAAGCATGTCATGTTTGGATCCAAGGCTAATGGCATCAGAGAAAGAgtcatgtgaaaaaaaaatgaagagaattCTTGAAATTCTTGTGGAAGCCCGTAGATTGAAGAGTGCTGAGTGTGATGAAGTGATGTATCAGTTTAGCCAGTTCCTTGATTACTGTTCAGATAATcctgattttgaaaaatttgacccAAACGAGCCCACTTCAAGAGTTGACACACTTTTGTACGAACACATGGCAGGTGATAAGCAACTGGCTAAAGTGTGGCAAGTGGTTAAGTTACTGCTGCTTATGTCTCATGGTCAAGCCACAGTTGAAAGGGGCTTTTCTGTAAACAAACAGGTTGCAGTTGAGAACCTTTCAGAAAGATCTTTCATTGCTCAGAGGATTGTTCATGATCATATTGAATCAGTTGGAGGCCTGGCCAATGTTAAAATCTCAAAACCGCTTCTGGTGTCATCTGCTGGAGCTCGACAAAAGTATCTTTCTCATCTAGAAGAGCAGAAAAGAATTAAAGTGTCCCAGGAAAAAATGTTGAAGAGAAAATCAACAATGGAGGAGATTGAtttacttaaaaagaaaaagaagcagtTTGAAACTGATGTGGAGGGTCTTATTAAGACTTCTGATGAATTTGCAGATAAAGCTGAAAATTCACGACAGCTTACTTGGATTACAAAATCAAACAGCTTACGACGAACTGCCAAAGACAAAATGGTACAGttaaaagaaatcgaaaaacaACTTGATGGAAAGCTCCAACAACTCAGGAATGATTGA
- the LOC138053854 gene encoding uncharacterized protein: MHENRLLVNETKTEFLLIGTRQQLTKVNVDHVKVATHGEAELQSLMNRFSHACKQFGLNISLKKTNVMDQDTNDRLSISIDGHHLEVVESFTYLGSTMSNTLSLDAELNSHIAKASATLAKLKKRVWTNSRLTEKTKLKVYKACVLGTLL, encoded by the exons ATGCACGAAAATCGACTCTTGGTGAATGAGACTAAAACTGAGTTTCTGTTGATTGGAACGAGGCAGCAGCTCACTAAAGTCAATGTAGATCATGTGAAAGTTG CAACACATGGTGAGGCTGAACTTCAAAGCCTCATGAACCGCTTCTCCCATGCCTGTAAGCAATTTGGACTGAACATCAGCCTGAAAAAGACCAACGTCATGGATCAAGACACCAACGACCGACTGTCAATATCCATTGATGGGCACCACCTGGAGGTTGTAGAGAGCTTTACCTACCTGGGCTCCACAATGTCCAACACCCTGTCACTGGATGCAGAGCTCAACTCTCACATTGCCAAAGCCTCAGCCACTTTGGCTAAGCTCAAGAAGAGAGTCTGGACCAATAGCCGCCTGACTGAGAAGACAAAACTGAAAGTGTACAAGGCGTGTGTCCTTGGCACCCTCCTGTAA
- the LOC138053856 gene encoding uncharacterized protein, translated as MSEEAMDEAKRKRRTAKAALTRHGNTLRKKLKEGRPEDEIIEAFHDMKAAFENLVVKHEEYTQLILDDEAFEQEEKWLEECEDFYLEMEIGAKDYTKMKSASKGEKSGLDNGKSASDNGTSVVESEKSVLESGTSELESGAKDSESVIEMEITKQAGNSAVQGKGISIEGPAANGTEAGSGIEHPTPEENTEGNGVTCSNGTKHESSVNVSCGFKMEKPKMPRFAGDVRDYAIFRSDFKHAVDSRYSKRDAISLLRTSLQGRPLDLIKGIGTDYDAAWSYLDSVYGDPRFVADTITQDITKFRPLRDGEDTRFCDLVHLVQRSFTTLKEVGRPHDMDNNHMLALIEQRMCTDDRKVWARHLEISGKEATLSQLIAWMNTEMKSRMRATAPLRSTGPPARHPVGHIGSDFNAPKAENRIKAVKENHACFSCLKRAGRDHRSINCSRRRQCPEKSNGSQCPYYHHPLLHGAIQSSVATITSVINNQKALLPSVQVDIVGSGRLLQRANALLDSGAQISLIRSSVAEDLKLKGTDRVITITKVGGLEEELITKSYQVRIRSLEDRSAHVIQAIGIPSISEDITDVKVADIARQFGLGKGQIRRGKGHIDLLIGIDQAKLHTGETREAGNVVARHSPLGWVVFGAVPGKQLEASHVYHIKLETPVDMTDFWTTESMGVSVKPCSCEAGKLSQIEREEAKIIEESCEKIDNQWLIPYPWKKDPRQLPNNKSQAIKKLEATERRLLKNPDHAAAYDLQMVEMNELQLSRRLTEKEARGYSGPVHFISHHEVLRPESKSTPVRIVFNSSAAFQGHKLNEYWMKGPDLLNDLFGVVLRFRENQVALIGDISKMYHRIRIPEMDQHVHRFLWRNLQTHREPDVYVKTVLTFGDKPAPAMAQIALRKTAEEAKEAFPAAAQVIQNNTYMDDICDSVPTKKEARDLTRDIDSVLETGGFRVKGWVSNKVETLDPPKGEQKAATFLQVGSVEKVLGVVWDSCTDTFSFAVKSDLLDCQEPIQLSKRKVLSQIARIYDPIGFASAFIISAKIALQALWKRGISWDEELSSELSQRWKKLFQEMVQLNGVRFDRCLTPPNAIGQPVLCVFSDASEDAFGACAYARWQLSTGGFNAKFIAAKSRVAPLKKLTIPRLGLQGAVLASRLGKTILKESRLKFEKSVFFLDSKIVLAWICSETRRFKPFVSVRVGEIQDNSDPAQWRHVPGEQNVADDVSRGIPVESLAGRWQYGPDFLRLPENEWPQDSSVADKVDVETEHRKVHIVGEQIKTRSPIDCDKFSSWRRLIRVTAYTLRFIQRVRARGHKESAEEGIPLKSEDGPLSPEELKDAETFWLQESQKTLRDRLSKGEFRNLSPFVDQEGVWRVGGRADKALVSYETRHPVLLPGDHRISRLIVQHAHQFGHPGVAMTVAKTRTKYWIVRAHDLAKSIKFRCVVCREIGARVESQVMADLPQSRLAPFTPPFHHTSCDYFGPYRVRISRNKIVIFTCLNTRAVHLELAADCTTMEFMQILRRFYALRGVPALMISDNGSQLVGAERELRKMVEGLDTDKLQEFSAERGMKWQFTTPAAPHQNGCAESLVKSCKIGLKKAIGEQVLTPLELQTCLVEVANLVNQRPIGRIPSDPDDGSYLCPNDMLLGRASSTVPQGPFRHTKNPRHRVEFVQRIVDSFWTRWTRDVFPSLLPRKQWHAEKRNVRVDDFVIVQTSNAIRGTWNVGRVVSVYPGKDGRVRNVKSKPAVASMNGPSARLRLYTQQRDTKTRTSRDES; from the exons ATGTCAGAAGAGGCAATGGATGAGGCGAAAAGGAAGCGCAGGACAGCGAAGGCAGCGCTAACCCGTCATGGAAACACCCTGCGTAAAAAGCTGAAAGAGGGCAGACCCGAAGACGAAATTATCGAAGCCTTTCACGACATGAAAGCAGCGTTCGAGAACTTGGTGGTGAAACACGAGGAATACACGCAGTTGATTCTGGATGATGAAGCATTCGAACAGGAGGAGAAATGGTTGGAGGAGTGCGAGGACTTCTATCTTGAGATGGAAATCGGTGCAAAGGATTACACGAAAATGAAATCAGCATCGAAAGGCGAAAAATCAGGATTGGACAACGGAAAGTCGGCATCGGACAATGGAACATCGGTCGTGGAAAGTGAAAAATCAGTATTGGAGAGCGGAACTTCGGAGCTGGAGAGCGGAGCGAAGGATTCAGAGAGTGTAATTGAGATGGAAATCACAAAACAAGCAGGAAATTCAGCAGTACAAGGCAAAGGAATCAGTATCGAGGGACCAGCTGCGAACGGAACAGAAGCTGGGTCAGGAATCGAACACCCGACACCTGAAGAAAACACGGAAGGAAACGGAGTTACTTGTAGTAACGGGACCAAACACGAAAGCAGCGTAAATGTTtcatgtggttttaaaatggaaaaGCCAAAGATGCCTCGCTTCGCAGGGGACGTTAGGGACTATGCGATATTCCGGTCCGACTTCAAACACGCGGTGGATAGCAGGTACAGCAAGAGAGATGCGATTTCTTTGCTTCGTACAAGTTTACAAGGGCGACCACTGGACTTGATAAAGGGCATCGGTACAGATTACGACGCCGCATGGAGCTATCTAGACTCGGTCTACGGTGACCCTAGATTCGTAGCAGACACCATAACCCAGGATATCACAAAGTTCAGACCTCTTCGCGATGGGGAAGATACTAGGTTTTGCGATTTGGTGCACCTTGTGCAAAGAAGTTTTACCACACTTAAAGAGGTTGGACGACCGCATGACATGGATAACAATCACATGTTGGCCCTTATCGAGCAGAGAATGTGTACGGACGACCGTAAAGTATGGGCGCGTCACCTAGAGATCAGCGGAAAGGAAGCAACCCTGTCTCAGTTAATTGCGTGGATGAATACTGAGATGAAGTCCAGGATGAGAGCGACGGCGCCTTTGAGAAGCACAGGCCCACCAGCAAGGCATCCCGTTGGCCATATTGGATCCGATTTTAACGCTCCAAAGGCAG AAAATAGGATAAAGGCTGTAAAGGAGAACCACGCATGCTTCAGCTGCTTAAAACGCGCCGGAAGAGACCACAGGTCCATTAATTGTTCCAGAAGACGCCAGTGTCCTGAAAAAAGCAATGGAAGCCAATGCCCTTATTACCATCACCCTCTCTTACACGGAGCAATTCAGTCGTCTGTCGCAACTATAACGTCGGTGATTAACAACCAGAAAGCATTGTTGCCTAGCGTGCAAGTGGACATCGTTGGATCAGGCCGCCTCTTGCAGAGAGCGAACGCGTTACTTGACTCAGGGGCTCAGATCAGCTTAATCAGATCGAGTGTAGCCGAAGACCTCAAACTAAAAGGAACGGACAGAGTGATAACAATCACAAAGGTGGGCGGCCTAGAAGAAGAACTCATCACAAAGAGTTATCAAGTCCGCATAAGATCACTTGAAGACCGCAGCGCACACGTCATACAAGCAATCGGAATTCCCTCTATCAGCGAGGACATCACGGATGTCAAGGTTGCCGACATTGCAAGACAATTTGGTCTCGGAAAAGGTCAGATTCGTCGAGGAAAAGGACATATAGACTTGCTCATTGGAATAGATCAAGCGAAGCTGCACACGGGTGAAACGAGAGAAGCAGGAAACGTGGTAGCCCGCCATTCACCTCTCGGTTGGGTGGTTTTTGGAGCAGTTCCTGGTAAGCAGTTAGAGGCCAGTCATGTTTACCATATCAAGCTCGAAACGCCTGTAGACATGACAGACTTTTGGACCACGGAAAGTATGGGTGTTTCTGTAAAGCCTTGTAGTTGTGAAGCTGGAAAGCTCAGTCAGATTGAAAGGGAAGAAGCGAAGATCATAGAAGAATCCTGCGAGAAGATAGACAATCAGTGGCTAATCCCTTATCCCTGGAAAAAGGATCCACGTCAGTTACCCAACAACAAGTCTCAAGCAATTAAGAAATTAGAGGCAACCGAACGCCGGCTGTTGAAGAATCCAGATCACGCCGCTGCCTATGATCTCCAAATGGTTGAGATGAACGAACTACAGCTTTCAAGACGTTTAACAGAGAAAGAGGCTAGAGGATACTCTGGTCCTGTCCACTTCATCTCACACCACGAGGTTTTACGACCAGAAAGCAAGAGCACGCCAGTTCGGATTGTGTTCAACTCGTCAGCTGCGTTCCAAGGGCACAAGTTAAACGAATATTGGATGAAAGGACCCGACCTACTGAATGACTTGTTTGGTGTTGTTCTCAGGTTCCGAGAAAATCAGGTGGCACTCATCGGGGACATATCCAAAATGTACCATAGAATCCGCATTCCAGAAATGGACCAGCATGTGCACAGGTTCTTGTGGAGGAATTTACAGACGCACCGTGAGCCAGACGTTTATGTCAAAACAGTCTTGACATTCGGAGATAAACCAGCCCCTGCAATGGCTCAGATAGCCCTTCGAAAAACAGCAGAAGAAGCGAAAGAAGCCTTCCCAGCAGCAGCACAAGTAATTCAGAATAATACCTACATGGATGACATCTGCGACTCAGTACCAACCAAGAAAGAAGCACGCGACCTGACCAGAGATATAGACAGCGTACTGGAGACAGGAGGTTTTAGAGTAAAAGGCTGGGTGTCAAACAAAGTGGAAACATTAGATCCCCCCAAAGGAGAACAGAAAGCAGCAACTTTCCTGCAAGTAGGAAGTGTAGAGAAAGTGTTGGGAGTGGTGTGGGACAGCTGCACAGATACGTTTTCGTTTGCAGTAAAATCTGATCTACTTGATTGTCAAGAGCCGATACAGCTTTCAAAGAGAAAAGTGCTGAGCCAAATAGCGCGCATCTACGACCCAATAGGATTTGCAAGTGCATTCATTATCAGTGCCAAGATCGCTCTTCAGGCGCTTTGGAAAAGGGGAATCAGCTGGGATGAAGAGTTATCGTCCGAGCTGTCTCAAAGGTGGAAAAAACTATTCCAAGAAATGGTGCAGTTGAATGGGGTGCGGTTTGATAGATGTCTTACGCCGCCAAACGCAATTGGACAGCCCGTCCTTTGTGTTTTCTCTGATGCTTCAGAAGATGCATTTGGGGCTTGTGCATATGCAAGATGGCAATTAAGTACCGGAGGTTTCAACGCAAAGTTCATCGCAGCCAAGTCAAGAGTAGCGCCTTTGAAGAAACTGACCATACCGCGTTTGGGGCTTCAAGGTGCAGTATTAGCCTCCCGACTGGGCAAGACCATTCTTAAAGAATCTCGGCTAAAGTTTGAGAAATCAGTGTTCTTCCTGGATAGCAAGATTGTGTTAGCATGGATCTGCAGTGAAACAAGGCGATTCAAACCATTCGTTTCAGTCAGAGTTGGAGAAATCCAAGATAATTCAGATCCCGCTCAGTGGAGACACGTCCCAGGAGAGCAAAACGTAGCGGATGATGTATCACGTGGAATTCCCGTGGAAAGCTTGGCTGGCAGGTGGCAGTATGGACCAGACTTTCTGCGTCTACCAGAGAATGAGTGGCCGCAAGACTCCTCAGTTGCTGACAAAGTTGACGTTGAAACGGAGCACCGTAAAGTTCACATAGTTGGTGAGCAGATCAAGACACGTTCTCCCATTGATTGCGACAAGTTTTCAAGCTGGAGACGGCTCATCAGAGTTACAGCTTACACGTTGAGGTTTATTCAGAGAGTGCGAGCACGTGGGCACAAAGAGTCGGCAGAGGAAGGAATACCATTGAAGTCTGAAGATGGCCCTCTCTCACCCGAAGAGTTAAAGGATGCAGAGACTTTCTGGTTACAGGAGAGTCAGAAAACCCTGAGAGACCGCCTCAGCAAAGGAGAATTTAGAAATCTCAGCCCTTTCGTAGACCAAGAAGGCGTATGGAGAGTAGGTGGTCGAGCAGACAAAGCTTTAGTTTCGTATGAGACCAGACATCCTGTGTTACTTCCCGGAGACCATCGGATATCGCGTCTCATCGTTCAGCATGCTCATCAGTTTGGACACCCAGGAGTGGCAATGACAGTagcaaaaacaagaacaaagtaCTGGATCGTTCGAGCTCACGACCTGGCGAAGTCAATAAAGTTCCGTTGTGTGGTTTGCCGTGAAATTGGAGCAAGAGTTGAATCACAAGTCATGGCTGACTTACCTCAAAGTCGTCTGGCACCGTTTACTCCACCGTTCCACCACACATCGTGTGATTACTTTGGCCCTTACCGAGTTAGGATCAGCCGCAACAAGATTGTGATTTTTACATGTTTAAATACGAGAGCAGTTCATCTTGAACTAGCAGCGGATTGCACGACGATGgaatttatgcaaattcttaGAAGATTCTATGCATTAAGAGGGGTACCCGCGTTGATGATCAGCGACAATGGCTCCCAGTTAGTTGGTGCAGAACGAGAGCTGAGGAAAATGGTTGAGGGATTGGACACCGACAAGTTACAAGAATTCTCTGCGGAAAGAGGAATGAAGTGGCAGTTCACGACCCCGGCGGCTCCACACCAGAACGGTTGTGCGGAATCGTTGGTAAAGAGTTGTAAGATCGGCTTAAAGAAGGCAATTGGAGAGCAAGTACTTACCCCACTGGAGCTGCAGACGTGTCTCGTTGAAGTTGCAAATTTAGTCAATCAGCGTCCAATAGGCCGAATTCCCAGTGATCCCGACGATGGTTCATATCTTTGCCCTAATGATATGTTACTTGGAAGAGCGTCGTCTACTGTTCCACAAGGACCATTCAGGCACACTAAGAATCCCAGGCACAGAGTTGAATTTGTCCAGAGAATAGTTGACTCCTTTTGGACCCGTTGGACAAGAGATGTCTTCCCGTCACTACTACCAAGGAAACAGTGGCATGCCGAGAAACGTAATGTTCGAGTTGATGACTTTGTAATCGTGCAAACTTCAAATGCAATTCGTGGAACATGGAATGTTGGCCGAGTAGTCAGTGTCTACCCCGGAAAGGATGGAAGGGTCAGGAACGTAAAGTCAAAACC